A portion of the Candidatus Thermoplasmatota archaeon genome contains these proteins:
- the purS gene encoding phosphoribosylformylglycinamidine synthase subunit PurS yields MYEAKIKISLKKGITDPEGANTLKALHLLGFNTVKEAKTMRIVDLVLDGKNKDDVKKKVEDMCQKLLTNPVIHKYEIEITQK; encoded by the coding sequence ATGTATGAAGCAAAAATAAAAATCAGTTTGAAAAAAGGAATCACAGACCCTGAGGGAGCAAACACACTAAAAGCACTACACCTGTTAGGTTTTAACACAGTTAAAGAAGCAAAAACCATGAGAATAGTAGACTTGGTACTAGATGGAAAAAACAAAGACGATGTTAAAAAGAAAGTAGAGGATATGTGCCAGAAACTGTTAACAAACCCAGTTATACATAAATACGAAATAGAGATAACACAAAAATAA
- the purL gene encoding phosphoribosylformylglycinamidine synthase subunit PurL has translation MKTPFDLYEVDLFSATDKQLKEISDKMGLALSTDEMRRLRDYFKDKKRLPTEVELQALGQAWSEHCCYKSSKIPLKKYIYGVKQDKIVAREDAGVIKFDDKHYYCVKLESHNHPSAIEPYGGAATGIGGVVRDVLCMGAQPIAFVDPLFFGPLDIPFEKLPKGVKHPRYLFKGVVDGIRDYGNRIGIPTLCGQVYFHEGYLGNCLVNVGCIGIMKKEELIHSRVKAPGNIYVYVGGKTGRDGIHGVTFASTELTDESEESSRSAVQVGDPITKEPVIHATLECNRKGLLEGLKDFGGGGLSCVCGELAYEAGFGAEIHLDNVPLKEEGLSPWEIWVSESQERMMFVVDPKNVEKVLHICKQWDVTAVPIGKVIKEKITRVFYKGFKVLEMDMDFLTGGPVYDSCIRPVKLPEPEKQEKKEKNFKQPDMNKILKQLLSSYNIASKEWVIRQYDHEVRGNTVIKPLQGKLGMESHGDAAVIKPLENSYRGLAVTADINPRFMERNPYWGACAVIDEICRNLVAVGAKPDSLLDCLNFGNPEKPERMGEFHEACRGLGDTAKALGLPFASGNVSFYNESKKTAVPPTPQITAIGIVNDIRKCVTMDFKKTGNPLYLVGRQTEKEMGGSEYYRIIGIDGGKVPRMDTKILKNCIKGILSSINKKHIASCHDVSEGGVAVCLAEMAIGGDIGAVVDISEVGKELRTDFKLFSETNTRWIIEVKKEKQKDFEKTLKTNKTPYIKIGETKNKKLIIIDKNKKVIDIEIKVLRKLWKNTIWDIMG, from the coding sequence ATGAAAACACCTTTTGATTTATATGAGGTTGATCTTTTTTCAGCAACAGACAAACAACTAAAAGAAATCAGTGACAAAATGGGGCTAGCGCTGTCAACTGATGAGATGAGACGTTTAAGAGACTATTTTAAAGACAAAAAACGATTACCAACTGAGGTTGAACTACAAGCACTTGGTCAAGCGTGGTCAGAGCACTGCTGCTATAAATCATCGAAGATACCACTTAAAAAATATATTTATGGTGTAAAACAAGACAAGATAGTAGCACGTGAAGACGCTGGTGTGATAAAATTTGATGACAAACATTATTACTGTGTTAAACTAGAGTCGCATAATCATCCTTCAGCTATTGAACCATATGGTGGTGCAGCAACAGGTATAGGTGGTGTTGTTAGAGATGTCCTCTGCATGGGTGCGCAACCAATCGCCTTTGTTGATCCATTGTTTTTTGGTCCATTAGATATACCATTTGAAAAACTCCCAAAAGGTGTTAAACACCCGAGGTACCTGTTCAAGGGTGTTGTAGATGGGATACGAGACTATGGGAACCGCATAGGTATACCAACACTATGTGGCCAAGTTTATTTCCATGAGGGATACCTAGGAAACTGTCTCGTGAACGTAGGCTGCATAGGCATAATGAAAAAAGAGGAACTAATCCATAGCAGGGTAAAAGCACCAGGGAACATCTATGTATATGTTGGTGGAAAAACAGGTAGAGATGGTATACATGGCGTAACATTCGCGTCAACAGAGCTAACAGATGAAAGCGAAGAGAGTAGTAGATCAGCTGTACAAGTGGGGGACCCGATCACAAAAGAACCTGTTATACACGCGACACTTGAGTGCAACAGAAAAGGCTTATTGGAGGGACTAAAAGATTTTGGAGGCGGTGGACTATCGTGTGTCTGCGGTGAACTAGCGTATGAAGCAGGTTTCGGCGCAGAGATACATTTAGACAATGTACCACTGAAAGAAGAAGGGCTGTCACCATGGGAGATCTGGGTATCAGAAAGCCAAGAGCGTATGATGTTCGTGGTTGACCCGAAAAACGTTGAAAAAGTACTACATATTTGTAAACAATGGGATGTAACCGCGGTACCAATAGGTAAGGTCATAAAAGAAAAAATAACACGGGTTTTCTACAAAGGATTCAAGGTTCTTGAGATGGACATGGATTTCTTGACAGGTGGACCAGTATATGATAGTTGTATAAGACCAGTGAAACTACCAGAACCGGAGAAACAGGAGAAAAAAGAGAAAAACTTCAAACAACCTGATATGAACAAGATACTAAAACAACTTTTATCGAGTTATAATATAGCATCAAAAGAATGGGTTATAAGACAATATGACCATGAGGTACGTGGTAACACAGTTATAAAACCACTGCAAGGGAAACTAGGCATGGAGTCGCATGGTGACGCAGCTGTGATAAAACCATTGGAAAACTCATATAGAGGCTTGGCTGTAACAGCAGACATAAACCCAAGGTTCATGGAGAGAAACCCATACTGGGGGGCATGCGCAGTTATTGACGAGATATGTCGTAACCTGGTAGCGGTTGGTGCAAAACCTGATTCACTTCTCGATTGTCTAAATTTTGGAAACCCAGAGAAACCAGAGCGTATGGGAGAATTCCATGAGGCATGCAGAGGACTAGGTGACACAGCAAAAGCCCTAGGTTTACCATTTGCATCAGGGAACGTGAGTTTCTACAATGAATCAAAAAAAACAGCTGTGCCACCAACACCGCAGATAACAGCAATAGGGATAGTAAACGATATAAGAAAATGCGTAACCATGGATTTCAAAAAAACTGGTAACCCGCTTTATCTAGTTGGGAGACAGACAGAGAAGGAGATGGGTGGATCAGAATACTACAGAATAATTGGAATAGATGGTGGGAAGGTACCTAGGATGGACACAAAAATTTTAAAAAACTGCATAAAAGGAATACTATCCTCAATCAACAAAAAACATATTGCATCTTGTCATGATGTAAGCGAAGGAGGCGTAGCTGTCTGCCTCGCAGAAATGGCTATAGGCGGAGACATAGGAGCTGTTGTGGACATCTCAGAGGTTGGTAAAGAACTTAGAACAGATTTTAAACTATTCTCAGAAACCAACACACGATGGATCATCGAGGTTAAAAAAGAAAAACAGAAAGATTTTGAAAAAACTCTGAAAACAAACAAAACACCATACATAAAAATAGGTGAAACAAAAAACAAAAAACTAATTATAATAGATAAAAACAAAAAAGTAATTGACATTGAAATCAAAGTTTTAAGAAAACTTTGGAAAAACACAATATGGGACATAATGGGTTAA